The sequence ACGAGGCGCTCTTGATCCCGGCCTCGTCGCCGGGCTGCAGGTCGATCAGCTCGGTCTGGAAACCGTTCCGCTCGGCCCAGCGGGTGTACATCCGGAAGAGCATCTGGGCCCAGTCCTGCGATTCGGTCCCTCCCGCGCCGGGATGGATCGTGACGATCGCGCTGTTCGGGTCCTTCTCGCCGGACAGGAGCAACTCGACCTCCCGGTGGCGGATCGTTTCCTGGAAGGTTTTGAGCGACTGCTGGATTTCGGCGCGGAGCGAGGCGTCCGAGTGTTCCTCGGAGAGCTCGAGCAGCACCGAGAGGTCTTCCCGCGCCCGCTCCAGCTCGTCCCACTTCTTCAGCGTCTTCTCGAGACGGGTCTTCTCCTGGACGGTCTGGCGGGCGGACGCGGCGTCGTTCCAGAAATCGGACGCGCCCATCCGGGCCTCGATCTCCCCGAGCCGCTTCCGGATGCCCGGGAAGTCAAAGATGCCCCCGAAGTTCGCTCAGGCGGGCCGTGAGCAGGTTCAACTGGGCCTTTTCTTCTTCAAGCATAGGAAAACTCCTCTCCTCGGGGCCGGGTTCGCACGGCCGTGTAGATCATAAACAGCGCCATTATAACACAGGCGTAGGCGAAAACGTCGCCGTAGCGCGTGTAGAACGTGGTCTGCGTCCGGAGCCTCAAGCCGTCGGCGATCGCGGCCTCGACGAAGATCGGGCTCGTCAGCCGGATCCGTCCGGTCCGCTCGATGAAGCCGGAGACGCCGGTGTTGGCCGCGCGCGCGAAGGGGACGCGGTTCTCGACGGCCCGGAAGACGACCATCGAGAAATGCTGGTAGGGCGCGGACGAGTCGCCGAACCAGGCGTCGTTGGTGATCGTGGTCATCAGCTGCGCGCCCTGCTTGACGAACTGCCGGACGAGGTCCGGGAAGATGACTTCGAAGCAGATGACCGCGGCGATCTTGGGGGGAGGGCCCGCTTGCGGATCATCGATCCGCGGAAGCGTCATCACGGTGTAATCGTTGCCCGGGAGGAAGTCGCCGATCCCCTCCGCCATTTTGTCGACGAAGAACAGGACGCTCGAAAGCGGGACGTACTCGCCGAAGGGGACCAGGTGCATCTTGTCGTAGCGCCCCAGCACCCGTCCGTCCGCCGAAAGAAAATAGGCGCTGTTGAACATCCGGAGCCGGTTCCCGACGGTCGCGACGGCCGGGCTGCCGAAGAGGAGCGGGACGCCGTCGGCCCGCACCGTTTCGACCACCTGTTGACGGAAGGCCGGGTCCTCCTCGAAGAAAAACGGCATCGCCGCTTCCGGCCAGACGAGGAGTTGGACCGCTTGGGAGGCGAGCGCGCGGGAGAGCCGTTCGTAGCGGTCGATCGTCTCCTGGCGGAACGCGGCGTCCCATTTTTTGTCCTGGGGGATGTCGGCCTGGACCGCGCCCACCCGCAGGGTCGGCGCTTGTCCGAGCCGGTCCTGCGCCAGGCGCCAGGCCCCGTATCCCAGGACCAGCGCCACCGCGGCCAGGGCCGCGGCGACGGGGCGCCAGGCGCCCGTGCGGAAGCGCCGGGCGCGCAGCGCCAGCGTCCCCTCGGCGACGGCGACGTTGACGAGGACGATAAGGAAGGAGACGCCGTAGACGCCCGCGGTGTCCGCGATCTGGATCACCGGCAGCGAGAGGTATTGGGAGTAGCCCAGCAATTCCCACGGAAAGCCGGTCAGCGCGTAGGTCCGGAGCAGCTCCAGCGCGACCCAGAGCGCGGGCGCGGCCAGAACGGGCGGGAAGGTCGTCCGCCGTTTCAGAAAAACGAAGAGCGCGGCGAAGGCCGCGACGTACAGTCCGAGGTAGAGGGCGAACAGCAGCAGGATCGGATAGCTCACGACGGCCGGGAGCTTTCCGTAATGGATCATCGTGTTCGTGACCCAGTGGATCGTGCCGAGAAAATAGACCGTGCCGGCCGCCCAGCCCAGTCCGAAGGATTTTCGGACGCTCTGATTTTCGAGGGCGAGGAAGAGGGGAACGAGCGCGATCCATGCGAGGGACTCAAAATCATAGCGGGGAAAAATAAGGAAGGAAAGAACGCCGCTCAGGAAGGCCAGAATCAAGGGAGGTCTCTTCCCCTTCTATTCTCGGACGTGGTGATCGATGCCCATGTAGGCCTTGATGAACCGTTCGATGCGGGCCTCGTCCGGCTGGTCCATGGTGTCGATCCGCGTCCAGGCGGTCAGCGCGACGGGGGTTTTCATGTTGGGATAGGGCGCGACGATCACCTTGTTGTACTTGACCGCGAAGGCTTCGAGCCGGCCGATCAGGGTGTCGCAGTCACGGCAGTTGTACTGGATCATCACGCCGCCGTCCTCCAGGTTGTGCACCTGCAGTTCGTCGGGAATCGGGGTCTTCGAGACGCCCCACTTGGCGATGTAGGGAAGGTGCGGTCCGGACGTGGGCGGGACGCTGTTGTAACGGATATGCGGGTCGCCCGGGTTTTTGATATGCATGTTCCCAAGGTTCGGGACCTCGTGGCCCGGCGGGACAAAGCCCTTGGCCTCCTGGGCCCGGGCCGAGGATGGGCCGGAGGGTCCCGCGATCATGCAGAGGATGAGGCAAGCGGCCGCGGCCGCCGGAGGCGATGGACGCATGGGCCGTATGAATACCACAACAGCGCGGAAAATGTAAAGCGGTTTTTGCATTTTAGTCCTTTCGGCGGCGTTCGGCTTTTAAGGCGCGGATTTCTTCCGGCGTCAATGCGCGCACGTCACCTTCCCGAAGTCCCAACAACGAAACCGATCCGATCCGGGTCCGCAGGAGGTCCTTCACCTCGTAGCCGAGCGCGGACATCATCCGCCGCAGCTGGCGGTTCCGTCCCTCCGTGATCGCGGCCTCGACTAAGGGGCCGTCCGCGCGTTCCAAGCGCCGGATCTTCGCCGGGCGCGTCCGTCCGCCGTCGTCGAGCGTCACGCCGGATCGAAAGCGCTCCATGTCCGGGTCCGTTATCTCGCGGTCGAGCCGAAGCTCATAGACCTTCGGGAGCTTTGAAGCCGGGTCCGTCAGTGCGTTGGCCCATGGCGTGTCGTTCGTAAAAAGGAGCAGTCCCCGGCTGTCCCGATCGAGCCGGCCGACCGGGAAGAGCCGTCGGTCCCGGTCGTTGAGCAGGTCGTAAACGGTGGCGCGGCCGCGCTCGTCCGAGCGTGTCGTGACGTAACCCGCCGGTTTGTGCATCATTATATAAAGGCGCCGTCCGCGCGCGACGGTTTTCCCGTCCACCGCGATGCTCTCGCGCTCGGGATGGACGCGGACCTCCGGGTTCGTGAGCGCGCGGCCGTTGACCGTGACCCGGCCGGAGCGGATCAGTTCGCGAGCCTGCGAACGGGACGCGACGCCCAGCTTCGACAGCGCCCGCGCCAGGCTGACGTTGGGAAGGGAGCGGCGTTGTTGTGAGGAATGTTGCGGTCCGTTCCCCATCACGAGGGAAGTTTACCGTGATGGCGGGAGAGGCCCTGCCAGGTCCCGAACCAGCGGTTGCCCTTGTCGTCGAACACGATCGAGAAGACGTTGTTGTCCACCAGGCCGTCGTCCTTCGAGAAGTTCCGCCACCGCTCGCCGTCGTACCAGCTCGCGCCGCCGTTCGTCCCGGCCCAGACGAAGCCGTCGGCGTCCACGGCCAGGGCATGGATGAAGTTTCCGCCGAGGCCGTCCTTCTTCGTGAAGGTCGTCCAGGTTTTTCCGTCGAAGCGCGAGAGGCCGGCCCCCCAGGTTCCGAACCATTTGGCGTTGTCGTGTCCCACCGCGGCCGCGATGACGAAGTTCGGGTTGGGCCCGGCGTTCCGCTTCCCGGGGCCCATATGATGGGGCATGGACGGCGATCCGGTCGAGCCGTAGTCGGTCTCCCCGGACGAGGGAGGCGGCGGGACGGCCGGGTCGGGGGACGCGGCCTTCTCCGGCGCGGCCGGGGCCGCCGGCTCCACGTCGGCCCCGAGTCCGTCCTTGTGCGTGTAGCCCGACCAGGTTTTTCCGTCGAAGCGGTTCACGCCCGACTCGGTCCCGAACCAGAAGACGCGGTCGTGGTCCAGCGCGATGGAGTAGACCCACTTGTCCATCAGGCCGTCCTTCTCGGTATAATTCCTGAACCGTTTTCCGTCGAAGACGCTGACGCCCTTCCAGGTGGCGATCCAGGTCCGGTCGCCGTCGAACACGATGTCGTAGACCCACTGGTCCCCGAGGCCGTCCGCGACGGTATAGGTCTTCCAGGTTTTTCCGTCGTACAGGGTCAGCCCGCCGCCGTAGGTCCCGATCCATTTGAGGCCGTTTCGGTCCACCTTGAGCGTGTAGATCCCCTTGCTTAAGAGCCCGCCCTGCGTGGAGGCGGGCGTGAAGACTTCGTGGCTGTCGACCGTGTCGGTGTCATAGCGGATGATCCCGTTGGGCAGGCCCATCCAGAGACGGTCCCCTTCCAGGGCCATCGCCTTCACGTTGGCGCCGGTCGTGAAATTCGCCCAGGCCTCGTCCGCGGGACGCGCCGCGCGGGACTCCGGAACGGGATTCTTCTGCGCGGTCGGCGGCGCCGGCGGTTTTTGGCCGCAGGCCGCGGGGCTCAAAACCGAAAGCATCAGAGCGACGATGAAAGCGGCCCGACGCGGATGAACCCTGCCGGTCTTTCTCACGAAGTTCGTATCTCCGTCGATAAAAGGACGATCATTGGGGTTGACAAACAAACTCAAAGTTGTTAGTATTTTACGCGACTTCATACGTGTTTGCAACAAATCGAAGGCGGCGCTCGGGGCCGCCAGTGATAAGATAAGCCGGATCGCGGCTGTGCCGCGAGAGGCGCGGGGCTTGGGGGCATGTGAGGACCTTGTATCTTCTTTGCCGCAGCGGCCCCCCAATTATAAGATAAGCCGGATCGCGGCTGCGCCGCGAGAGGCGCGGGGTTTGGGGGCATGTGAGGACCTTGTATCTTCTTTGCCGCAGCGGCCCCCAATTATAATAAAGGGCGGATAGCTCAGCTGGCAGAGCATCCCGCTTACACCGGGAAGGTCAGGCGTTCAAACCGCCTTCCGCCTACCAGCTTCGCCGGAGGCGAAGCCGAGCGTTGGAACAATAGAGCAGTGGAGCATTGGTTAAGCGTGATCCGTGTTCAAAGGCGGTCCAATGCTCTACTGCTCTATTTGATATAAGTTTGATATAAGAATGTCGGGGCCGTAGTTCAGCTGGTTAGAACGCCGGCCTGTCACGCCGGAGGTCACGGGTTCGAGCCCCGCCGGCCCCGCCATTTTTTATCTTGCGCCGCCCTCCGGGAGCGGCGGTCGTTGAGGAGCATGTGCCCCTGATTGATACGTTCGACACCAGCGTCATCGACCTGATTCTTTCCGCCAGCATCGTCACCCAGGCCGTTCTGATCGTCCTCCTGGTTTTCTCGCTCGTGTCGTGGGCCATCATTTTCCAAAAATTCTTTTTGTTCCGCAAGGCCGCGGCCGAGGACAAGCGGTTCTTCTCCCTCTACTGGAAGGTGCAGAGCCTGATCGAGCTTCGGAAGGCCGCCATGCGCATGCAGCGGTCCCCGGTGGCCCGCATCTTCCTGGCCGGCATGGAGCGCATGGACCCGGGCTTCTCGTTGAAGTCGGAGGACGATCTGCGGCGCATCGAGGATTCGGGACGGACGACCGGGCTTAAAATACTGGAGCGGACCTTGAAGCGCGCGGTGGACGAGCAGATCGGGGCGCTCGAGTCCTACCTTTCCTTTCTGGCCACCACCGGGAACGTCTCGCCCTTCATCGGCCTCTTCGGAACGGTGCTGGGGATCATCTCGGCCTTTCAGGGCATCAGCCGCCAGGGAACGGCCAGCATCACGGCCGTGGCCCCGGGCGTGTCGGAGGCCCTGGTGGCCACCGCCGCCGGCCTCCTCGCGGCCATCCCGGCCGTCGTCGCCTACAATTATTACGTCAGCCGCATCCGGGTCATGGCCTCCGACATGGAAACGTTTTCGGCCGAGTTCCTGAGCCTCGTGGAGGAGCGGGTCGTTTCGCCCGGGGCCCAAAGCCGCGCGGCCGCGGCGAAGGTGGGCGCCGAATGATCAACGGGGCGCAGAACCGGAGGCTGATGTCGGAGATCAACGTGGTCCCGCTGGTGGACGTGGTCCTGGTGCTGCTGGTCATCTTCATGGTCACCGCGCCGCTCCTGTACCGGGGCCTCGACGTCGATCTTCCCCGGACGGCCACGAACACGATCGCCCCGGAGGAGCGGGCGGTCCTGACCGTGAACCGGCAGCGGGAGATCTATCTGGATAAGGACGCGGTTTCCGCCGACCGGCTTCTCGGCGCGCTGGAGCAGCTGAAGGGGCGGTCTCCGGACGTGTCGCTGTATCTTCGCGCGGACCGCGAGGTGCCGTACGGCGTGGTGGTCCAGGTTATGGATACGGTCAAACGCGCGGGCATCGAGCGGCTGGGCATGGTGACCGAGCCCGCCGCGGAATCCCGTCGCGACGAAAGAAAGTAGGCCTTTCCCCGATGACCTCCGGAGAACGACGGCGCAATGAACGCGGGACCCGTTATGACGATCAGGGGCGCGGACTTCGGGCTCAAGAAGATGCTGGCCCTTTCGGTCCTGTTTCACGTCGGCGCGGCGGCGCTGATTTTGGCGGTCGCCCTCAGCCGGTCGACGCATCGCTTGGGCGCGCACGTGTATCAAGTGGACCTGGTGACGCTGCCGCCGGCTCCGGCCGCGCCGCCGGCTCCGGTCCGGGAGACGTCGCCGCCGGCCGCGCCGCCCCGGGTCGAGGTCAAGAAGCCGGCGATTACGCCGCCGCCGAAAACGATCCGGCCGTCGGCCAAGATTCCGCCCCCGGCGAAACCGAAACAGGCGCCTCCGCCGAAGGAGGCCGCGCCGACGCCGCCGTCCGGCGCGAAGCCTTCCGACAACGTTTCGGCGGTCGCCCCGGCGACGAAGCTCGAGACGGGAATCGAGGTTCCGGATTTCAAGTTTCCATATTACACGGAAAACATCCGCCGGAAGATCGAGATGTCCTGGTCGCCGCCGCCGATGGAGTCGACGGCCCAGCTCAAGGAGGCCGTCGTGGGTTTTGTCCTGTACCCGAACGGGAAGATCGGGGATCCCCGAATTGAAAAGAGCTCCGGGAACGCGTTCTTCGACCAGGCCGCCCTTCGGGCGGTCTACCAGGCCAACCCTTTGCCGCCCTTTCCCCAGGGACTCCGCGAGGTTTCTCTCACGATCCATTTCAGTTTCACGCTGATGAAAAAGAGCTGACCGATATGCTTCATGGGAATCGCTTCCGGGTTCGACGAGGGGTCTGGCCGCTTCTGCTCGTTCTTCTGTGCGCCTTTGCCCGTCCGGCCCCGGGCGCCGAGGTCTTCCTGAGCGCGACCCGGTCGGAGGCCGAAAAAATTCCGCTGGGCATTCTTCAGGTGGCCGCGCCGCCGACGCTGGTCCAGCGTTCGAGCGAGATCCAGACCGTCCTGGAAAGCGACCTCCGCCGCTCGCAGGTTTTCCGCGTGGTCCATCCGACGCCGTTTCCGGAATTGGCCAACGGGGAGGAGCCCACGACCGAGGTGATTCAAAAGGCCGGGAAGCAGGATGTCCAGGCCGCCGTCTGGATCGCGCTCTCCCAGAAGGGGGAGGACCTGGTGTTGGAAGGGCGGGTGTACGACGGCAAGGGCGGTCAGATGGTGATGGGCAAGCGGTACCTGGGCCAGGCGGCCTACCTCCGGTCCATAATCCACCGGTTTTCGGATGAAATTGTTTTTCAGTATACCGGCGAGCGGGGCATCGCCGAAACCCGCGTGGCCTTCGGTTCCCTGGTGACCGGGAACAAGGAGTTGTATTTGATGGACTATGACGGGTATAATGTCCGGAAAATTACCAACGACCGGAATCTGGACCTGTCGCCCAGATGGTCGCCCGACGGGAACTGGATCACCTACACCTCCTATCGCGGCGGCGGGCCCGCGATCTACACCCTGGACTTGATGAGCGGCCGGCTCTGGAAGGTGGTCGGATACGCCGGCTTGAATATTTCGCCGGCGTGGTCGCCGTCGGGACAGGGCCTGTTGTTTGCCGGGACGATGGACGGGCCGGCGCAGATCTACTGGGTCGACAAGGAAGGCAAGGGGCTGAAGCGGCTGACGGTGGATGAAAGCGACAACCTGTCCCCGAGCTGGTCCCCCCCGGGCACCGAGATCGCGTTCACGTCCAATCGCGGGGGCAGCCCGCAGATTTACGTGATGAACGCGGACGGGAGCAACGTCCGGCGCTTGACCTTCGCGGGCGACTACAACACCACGCCGGCCTGGTCGCCGAAGGGAACGGCGATCGCGTACACCTGCCGCGTCGACGGGCGGCTGCGGATCTGCGCGATCTCGCCGGACGGGTCGAAGACGGCCCAGCTGACCGACGGCCCCGGCGAGGATGAAGCGCCCACCTGGTCTCCCGACGGGAAGCATCTGATCTTCAGCTCGACCCGGATGAGCGAAGGGGATCTCTTCATGGTGAACGCGGACGGGATGGACCTGGAACGGCTGACCTTCAGCGGGGCCAAAAACAACAATCCGGCCTGGTCGCCCTGAGGGCGTCGATGAGAAAGGCCGACCGGACCCGGCGCGCGGGCCGACCGACCATCAATCCCTGAATTCGATGAGCACACTCAACAACGAAAGGAGAGGAAGCATGCGAAATCATCATTCCATCTATCTTGCGCTCATGGGCGGACTCGGAACCGTCCTGTTATTGTCGGGCTGTCCGAAGAAGGTCGAGACGACCAAGGCCGCGGCGCCGGTCCAGGAACAGGCGCCGGCGCCCGCGCCGGAACCGAGCAACCCCGAGCCCGCGCCCCCTCCGAAAGTCGAGGAGACGCCGGTCGCCAAACCGGCCGAGATGCCTTCGCAGGGCCTGGCCGACGCCTATTTCGATTTCGACAAATACAACATCCGCGACGACGCGCGCGCCGCGCTGGAAAACGACGCCCGCTGGCTGAAGGAAAACCCCAAGGTTCGGGTGAAGATCGAGGGGCATTGCGATGAACGGGGAACCAACGAGTACAACCTGGCCCTGGGCGAGCGGCGGGCGAAGGCCGTGAGGCAGGTCCTGACCACGCTCGGCGTGGAGGCGGCCCGCTTGTCCACCATCAGCTACGGCGAGGAACGGCCGGTCTGCACGCAGCATGACGAAACCTGCTACGCCAAGAACCGACGGGCCCATTTCACGGTTCAATAGGGAAGGGGTCCGGAGAGAGGATATGAGAAGGGGTGGGATCGGGAAAGGGATGTTTGTCCGTCGGGCGGGGGCGCGCGACCGCGCGCCCCTGCGCCGCACGGTTTGGACGGCCGTCGCCGTCCTCGGGTGCCTCGTCCTCGGCGTCGCCGGTTGCGCGACCCAGGCGGACGTGGTCGACCTGCAAACCGAGATGGAAAAAAACCGGGCGGAACGGGACGAGATCCAAAACCGGCTCCGGGTCGTGGAAAGCTATTTCAAGGAGCGTTCCACGACGGTCCAGCGCAGCCAGGCCGACATCGTCATCAAGCTGGACCAGGTCGCGACCGACCTCCAGACCGCGCAGGGGAAGCTGGAGGAGAACAGCCATCTCCTGGCCGATCTCTCCCAGCGGATGGACGACCAGACCTTCCATTCGAAGGAACTCACCGATCGTCTGGACGTGCTGGACGGCCAGATCGCGGCGCTCGGAAAATCGGTGGCCGATCTCGAAAAAGCCGCCGGGGGCCCCGCGGCGGGCGCGGCCCCGGACCAGAAGCCGCCCGGGACCGGCGAGGCGAAACCGCCGGCGGCCCCGGCCGATCAAACGATCGTCCTTCCCGGACGGCCGACCGAAAGGGACAAGACGACCGGAATGTCCCCGTCGGAGGCGTACGGGCTGGCCTACAACGACTACCTCAAGGGTAACTACGATCTTTCGCTGATGGGGTTCCAGAGCTTTTTGACGCAGTTCAAGACGACCAGCCTCGCCCCGAACGCCCAGTACTGGATCGGCGAGTCGTTCTACGGAAAGAAGGATTACGTCAAAGCGATCGACGCGTTCGACAAGGTGGTCGCCGATTTTCCCAAGAGCGACAAGGTTCCCGGGGCGCTCCTGAAAGCGGGCTACGCCAGCATCGAACTCGGCGACCGGGTCAAGGCCAAAACCTATCTTAAGAAAGTGGTCGAGAACTATCCGCTCACCAACGAGGGAAAACTGGCGAAGAACAAGCTGGCCGAATTGAAATAAATCAACCTGGCGGGGGCGCGGTCGCCGCGCCCGCCGCGAATCCTCATGCCGAAGATCCATATTCTTTCCGAAAATTTATCCAACAAAATCGCCGCGGGCGAGATCGTGGAGCGTCCCGCCTCCGTCGTCAAGGAGCTGGTCGAGAACGCGATCGACGCCGGGGCGACGCGGGTCTTCATCGAGGTGGAGGACAGCGGGCGGAGGCTGATCCGCGTTTCGGACGACGGCGAGGGGATGGAGGCGGAGGACGCCCGCCGGTCCTTCGAGCGGCACGCCACCAGCAAACTGCGGTCCGAGTCGGATCTCTCGGCCATACGGACGATGGGGTTTCGCGGGGAGGCGCTCCCGAGCATCGGAGCCGTCGCGCGGGTGAGAATGGTCACGGCGCCGAGGGGGGAGACGCTCGGAACCGAGGTCCGGGTGCACGGGGGGAACCGGGTCGGCGTCCGGGAAGCGGCGGCCCCGGCCGGAACGCTCGTGGAGGTGGAGGAGCTTTTTTACAATACCCCGGCGCGGAAGAAGTTTTTGAAGTCCAACCCGACCGAGCTGGCCCATATCGTCCATGCCGTTCAACAACAGGCGCTTCCCCATTTCTGGATCCATTTCCGCCTGACCCACAACGGCGAGGTCCTTCTGGATCTTCCGCTCGTCCGGGACGAGATGGAGCGGGCGACGCAGATGATCGGGTCGGACGGCGGCCGCGATTTTCTGGAGGTGTCGGCCGGGTCGGACCGTCTCAAGCTCAAGGGGCTGGTTTCGCGGCCGGGCCATTTCCGGGCCACGCGGGAGCGGCAGGAGTTCTTTTTAAACCGCCGGGCGATCCGGAACGCGTCGCTGTCGCACGCCGTGAGCGAGGCCTACGGAACGCTCCTGGCGAAGGGGCGGCATCCGGTCACCTGCCTGTTCGTCGAGATCGATCCCGCGGCGGTGGACGTCAACGTCCATCCCGCCAAGCGCGAGGTCCGGTTCCGGGACAACCCGACGGTCCATGAATTCGTCAAGACCGCGCTTAGGGAGCGGCTCCGGCGGGAGGGCCTGCCGGTCTCCCGCCTGCCGGACGGGCAGGGGCAGCCCGAACGGTCCGCGGGCGAGGCCGGGATATCGGGAGTCGGCCGGGAGTCCGGCGCGGGGACGAGAGTCGTCTACACGGTGTCGTCGCACGCCGGACGGCCCGCGGCGGAGGTCCGCGAGGCGCTGGAGGTCTACCGGCCGCCGGATTCCGCCGCCGCGCGCGGCGGGGAGACCGGGCCGGAACATTCCGGACCGGAGTTGCTTCCGGTCCGCGTCCAGCCCTTCGGCCAGGTGGACCAGACCTACATCGTGGCGGTCGTCGGGCGGGACGCCTCCGCGGAACTGCATCTGATCGACCAGCACGCGGCGCACGAACGGCTGCTGTACGAGCGCCTGCTGTCCCAGCAGCGGGCCGCCCGCGTGGCGGTCCAGCCGCTCCTGATTCCCGAGGTCGTGGAATTCCCGCCGGCCGAGGCCGTGAGGGTCCGCGAAATCCTTCCGCTGTTCGAGCGGATCGGGCTGGAGGCGGAGGCGTTCGGCGAGCGGAGTTTCCGGATCCGCGCGGTGCCGGCGCTCCTTGGCGCGGTGGACGGCGGCACGCTGATGCGGGATATCCTGGACGACGTCGACGCCGGCGCGACGCCGGGCGCGGAGGACACGCTCCGGGCGGTCGTCGCGTCGATGGCCTGCCACGCGGCGATCAAGGCCCATCAGCCGCTCCAGCCGGAGCAGATGACGCGCCTGCTGGAGGACCTTTACCGGCAGGAGATTCCGCCGACCTGTCCCCACGGCCGTCCGATCCGCGTCCGGTTTGGGTTGGCGGAGTTGGAAAAATTGTTCCAACGGCGGTGACGGTAGGGGCGAGGCGGCGCCTCGCCCTTCATTCGGGCGACCCACCGGGTCGCCCCTACAATGTCCATGGATCAATCTGAATCCAAAAAACCATTAATCGTGCTCGTCGGGCCGACGGCCGTCGGAAAGAGCGCCGCGGCGATCCGGCTGGCGCTCAAACTCCGTTCCGAGATCGTCAGCGCCGATTCCCGGATGGTTTACCGGGGCATGGACATCGGGACGGCCAAGCCTGCCGCGGCAGGCAAGCCCGGGCCGGAGGAACGGTCCGGCGTCGTCCATCACCTGATCGACATCGTCGATCCGGACGAGCCCTTCAGCGCGGGACGGTTTAAGCACCTGGCCGCGGCCGTGATCGAGCGGATGCACCGGGAGGGAAAAATCCCGATCGTCGTGGGCGGGACCGGGCTTTACGTGAAACTGCTCTTGCACGGTTTGTGGGAGGGTCCCGGGGCGGACCGGGCGCTGCGGGAGCGCTTGTATGAAGCCGAGCGGCGGGAGGGCGCCGGCCACCTCCACCGGCGCTTGAATGAAATCGACCCGGAGTCGGCCCGGGCGATCCGGCCGCAGGACCGCTCCAAGATCGTGCGGGCCATCGAGGTGTACGAGACGACGGGCCGGCCGCTGTCCGATTTTCATCGCGAGCACCGGTTTTCCGAATCGCCGTACCGGGCGGTCCAGATCGGATTGAGACGTTCGCGCGCCGATCTCTACCGCAGGATCGAGGAGCGCGTGGATCGAATGATGGACGGGGGCTTGGTCGAGGAGGTCCGGCGCCTCATCGGGCGGGGCTATGCCCCGGAGCTTCCGTCCATGAAAGGGCTGGGCTACCGCCAGATCGCGGGCTGTCTCAACGGGGAATATGACCGGGCCGAGGCGGTGCGCCGCCTCAAGCGCGACACCAAACGCTACGCGAAGCGGCAGTTCACCTGGTTCAACCGCGACCCGTCCATCCGCTGGATCGACCTGTCCGAAGCGGAGGGCGACGGGGAGGCCTTTAAATCGGCGGAAGGCGCCGTCGGGGAACAACTCCGGGTGCATGACATTGTCGGGGCGTGATTTCTCACGCCCGAAGGAAGAGCAAGGAAGAAGATGATGCGGGATATCGAAATCGGAAT is a genomic window of Nitrospiria bacterium containing:
- the tolB gene encoding Tol-Pal system beta propeller repeat protein TolB yields the protein MLHGNRFRVRRGVWPLLLVLLCAFARPAPGAEVFLSATRSEAEKIPLGILQVAAPPTLVQRSSEIQTVLESDLRRSQVFRVVHPTPFPELANGEEPTTEVIQKAGKQDVQAAVWIALSQKGEDLVLEGRVYDGKGGQMVMGKRYLGQAAYLRSIIHRFSDEIVFQYTGERGIAETRVAFGSLVTGNKELYLMDYDGYNVRKITNDRNLDLSPRWSPDGNWITYTSYRGGGPAIYTLDLMSGRLWKVVGYAGLNISPAWSPSGQGLLFAGTMDGPAQIYWVDKEGKGLKRLTVDESDNLSPSWSPPGTEIAFTSNRGGSPQIYVMNADGSNVRRLTFAGDYNTTPAWSPKGTAIAYTCRVDGRLRICAISPDGSKTAQLTDGPGEDEAPTWSPDGKHLIFSSTRMSEGDLFMVNADGMDLERLTFSGAKNNNPAWSP
- the pal gene encoding peptidoglycan-associated lipoprotein Pal, translating into MRNHHSIYLALMGGLGTVLLLSGCPKKVETTKAAAPVQEQAPAPAPEPSNPEPAPPPKVEETPVAKPAEMPSQGLADAYFDFDKYNIRDDARAALENDARWLKENPKVRVKIEGHCDERGTNEYNLALGERRAKAVRQVLTTLGVEAARLSTISYGEERPVCTQHDETCYAKNRRAHFTVQ
- the mutL gene encoding DNA mismatch repair endonuclease MutL, with amino-acid sequence MPKIHILSENLSNKIAAGEIVERPASVVKELVENAIDAGATRVFIEVEDSGRRLIRVSDDGEGMEAEDARRSFERHATSKLRSESDLSAIRTMGFRGEALPSIGAVARVRMVTAPRGETLGTEVRVHGGNRVGVREAAAPAGTLVEVEELFYNTPARKKFLKSNPTELAHIVHAVQQQALPHFWIHFRLTHNGEVLLDLPLVRDEMERATQMIGSDGGRDFLEVSAGSDRLKLKGLVSRPGHFRATRERQEFFLNRRAIRNASLSHAVSEAYGTLLAKGRHPVTCLFVEIDPAAVDVNVHPAKREVRFRDNPTVHEFVKTALRERLRREGLPVSRLPDGQGQPERSAGEAGISGVGRESGAGTRVVYTVSSHAGRPAAEVREALEVYRPPDSAAARGGETGPEHSGPELLPVRVQPFGQVDQTYIVAVVGRDASAELHLIDQHAAHERLLYERLLSQQRAARVAVQPLLIPEVVEFPPAEAVRVREILPLFERIGLEAEAFGERSFRIRAVPALLGAVDGGTLMRDILDDVDAGATPGAEDTLRAVVASMACHAAIKAHQPLQPEQMTRLLEDLYRQEIPPTCPHGRPIRVRFGLAELEKLFQRR
- the miaA gene encoding tRNA (adenosine(37)-N6)-dimethylallyltransferase MiaA yields the protein MDQSESKKPLIVLVGPTAVGKSAAAIRLALKLRSEIVSADSRMVYRGMDIGTAKPAAAGKPGPEERSGVVHHLIDIVDPDEPFSAGRFKHLAAAVIERMHREGKIPIVVGGTGLYVKLLLHGLWEGPGADRALRERLYEAERREGAGHLHRRLNEIDPESARAIRPQDRSKIVRAIEVYETTGRPLSDFHREHRFSESPYRAVQIGLRRSRADLYRRIEERVDRMMDGGLVEEVRRLIGRGYAPELPSMKGLGYRQIAGCLNGEYDRAEAVRRLKRDTKRYAKRQFTWFNRDPSIRWIDLSEAEGDGEAFKSAEGAVGEQLRVHDIVGA
- the ybgF gene encoding tol-pal system protein YbgF, whose protein sequence is MRRGGIGKGMFVRRAGARDRAPLRRTVWTAVAVLGCLVLGVAGCATQADVVDLQTEMEKNRAERDEIQNRLRVVESYFKERSTTVQRSQADIVIKLDQVATDLQTAQGKLEENSHLLADLSQRMDDQTFHSKELTDRLDVLDGQIAALGKSVADLEKAAGGPAAGAAPDQKPPGTGEAKPPAAPADQTIVLPGRPTERDKTTGMSPSEAYGLAYNDYLKGNYDLSLMGFQSFLTQFKTTSLAPNAQYWIGESFYGKKDYVKAIDAFDKVVADFPKSDKVPGALLKAGYASIELGDRVKAKTYLKKVVENYPLTNEGKLAKNKLAELK